In a single window of the Rhopalosiphum padi isolate XX-2018 chromosome 1, ASM2088224v1, whole genome shotgun sequence genome:
- the LOC132917592 gene encoding DNA repair protein RecN-like gives MELDVCNLQHENSVQKLKVARIRLQEFEGQNNNLQEEVEILNFCTLEQLHKINILTSEKNNFVNETNMLKEQFSHKQSEMNEQIKLKNDLIKDIYQKINNLKNMKVELESLLKKEKKNYLNY, from the coding sequence atggaATTAGATGTTTGTAACCTACAGCATGAGAACAGTGTACAAAAACTAAAAGTAGCACGTATAAGATTACAGGAATTTGAAGgacagaataataatttacaagaaGAGGTGGAAATCTTGAACTTTTGTACACTTGAACAATTACATAAGATCAATATATTAacgagtgaaaaaaataattttgtaaatgaaACAAATATGCTCAAAGAACAATTTAGCCATAAGCAATCTGAAATGAATGaacaaattaaactaaaaaatgacTTAATTAAAGATATCTaccagaaaataaataatttaaaaaatatgaaagttgAATTGGAATCACTactaaagaaagaaaaaaaaaattatttgaattattaa